gagagattattgagAAGAGACGGTTACCTAAGGAcgaaattaagaaagaaatctGATGACACCAAaagaattagtaaaataaaaaataataaaaaataatttttttaattaaattaagttggATCGGTGGTTGATAAAGTCgagtttaaaaaacaatttattttttattttttaattggccactaaattctcaactgTCAAGTTGtggtgtatttttatttttaatttactatttttatttttttttaattgaccattaacttGTCAACGGACGCATCGTGTGTAAAGTAGTGATGAAATGGAACTTTACTTTtattgtaaaaacaaaaatctgCACAATTagttattatttctattaatagaaatttgatattttcctAACGCTCTGTCTAGCTGACGCGTGTCAAACTTGTCAACTTATCAagtttgttttattataatgtatagatacAGTTTTGCTttcaattgattttaaaaaaaaaaattgaaatataattgtGTTAGAAATTTCAGATTTTTCCAAAATGAAATGTACGAgaatagaataatattttagatttttcaaCAAGTGAAAAGTTTACACATATATTAGAGTAATGTTTTACAATAATGTTTTCAAGCAGTTAAACTAATTGTACGactattcaaaatataattaactagATTGGTAAAAAAAGTATGATACCTATAATTAGACATCATATACTGTAATGAACTATACAATTCTTAATAGTTATTTCTCCATCAAACTTTGTCTCGCctttcaataatatttattaatttatattaatcattaatttttcattaaaatagaGTAAAGTTAGATAAATTTTACTGACTTTGTAAGCTATGGTTGTTTGGCGCTGCAATACTGCAACAATATGCAGAGCAATAGTGTGACCTATCTGTCTCAGCTACATATCAAAGCTATGTTAGAGAAGTTCTGAGCATTCTTAAAAGCCAAGTAAATTTGGTACATAGAAACGAAAATTACCGTAACCCAAAATGGTCCCAACTTTTCATACCGTAAAAAGCATCAATTTTCCATCGATAATTCTTTTTTTGGACACATAAAAAAAGTAGTATCTCAAAAGAATACAGATTCTGCTCATTTGGTTGCAGTTTCTGTCATCTGCATCAAGCAGACCAAAAGTTGGCTATCTTTCACGATCCAACTTCAAGAATCAGCAATTTCTGACCAGCTTTCGTAAACCTACCACTTTTTTTACTTTGTTTCTTCAATTGGGACACTTTAATCATCATAATGTGTACAAGTATTATActgtattgatttttttttttatataattatattttattgaactTTGAAAAAGTATCACAGTTtggaataaatttatttgtaatttttttaaattattttatagcaagtatttatattagttttcaaATGTATGCCTATTGAAATAGATAATTTAGAACTGTTTAGtttgtgatttttaattttttaaaatttgtatttattttaactttttaattaaaaaatatattttttaaatgaattgttgtgctcgtgaaaaaataaaataatagatagAAATTATGTatctctaaaaataattaaaaatattttgtttacatGTTCCTTATATTATCAAAAGTACTGATAATTTTTTACTTCAAGTGTTTTTTATCCCTTcatcaacaaataaaattaatataaaattttaaaaatgaatgtaCGTATCATTTTAGACcgcacaaaaaaatatataactctAAGAGCTTGTTTGATTCACattctaaaaattcatttttagtattttaaaatttaaaaactaaaaaacttgtttggattacttatttttaaaaattattttgttaaactatttttaatattatactttttaaaattaaaaaagtaaaacagataaattatgttttaccttttatttttcagtttttttaactctctaatcaaaaactgttttaaaaattaaattgtcaaatatttttttttttctttttaaaatcaattttctaaaatttatttataaaatagttttcaaaaattaaaaagtaaaatacaataattcaaatctctcacaaaaataaatagACATACATTAGTCATTTAATCATAGATTTTATTTACTGTGTTTTTTGAACATCTTTGAAAAGCGACTTGCTCATGTGACGCTCTACCTATCATGTAACAATCCAAgtgtattaaatttgattacaAAGACATTCAGATTAGTTTGTcccttaatttatttaaaaaaaatcgagGGACTAACTTGTCACTTAAATACGctgctttaaaaaaaatatattaatatgttatatttttgaatttttattaaatcacaTTCCCAAGATATGTGATAGTGTAAAAAAAGAATTGAGGCCAATAGTCTGTGGCATGCATCCTAGAGATACAATCTTCtactcatatttttttcttcatttttctaattaaaataatataaaaataaaaattaataaataaattattaaaataataattaattaattaataatagtataaaattattaaaaatacaaaaaaaattataaatattaaatagagtTATCGAtgacattaaaataatattttggattATCATTAGATAAccgataatatatatatatatatatatatatatatatatatatatatatatatattttgtatattttattcaaaacgtctattttatttataatgtaagtaaatgtatattcttttttttttcttagaaaaaaCACAGAATTTGACTATATCATAtaccaaagaaaataatatggaCATATaacatgataaattttttgaatatgcTACAATGtttaaacaataatatatatatgctaatttacatttcaataaataaaattgactaCAAAATAGTAGGGAGTTGCTAATTAATTTGCAATGTCacaaaaaatagtaaatagttAACAAGTGAATAGCTTGAAggagttgttaaaatattgTTTGAATGTTACCGACAACTCTAATGCAAtctctataatatttttgtaatatttttactaattttaattaatttaatattattaataattacatttttaattatttattatcttttgtttattttatcaattaatacaaaaaggtgaaaaataaatatgtgcaaAGAAGATCATTTTTTATAGAATGCGACCAACTACTAATCCCTATTGTTTTTTACTTCACATATAGTCTCATCTTGTCGATGCGatctagtaaaaataaaaaattataatattttgatttttcttttaaagtggtgtattttaaaaaataaatttattgaaaaaaaaaacattttgtaGATTAAATTgttctagtttatttttataaatgattaaaaattatgtttttatataacTAATTAACCTGAATTCAGTACGAGAGAATAAAATAAGATtccactaaaaaaattaaaggatacaataaaacatgaaaagtttgaaaataattataggacaaaaatcaaaactcaaattaacaacttgttttgcttataatatttgaaactaaaatGCAATTCTCCATACGGTTTATTTCACCTTTTTTTCCCACTAGAAGCCAACCTTATTCGACACGAttagatattaaatataaacatcTCTTTCAATAATGAGTATTCAAACAGTGGTTCATTTAGTTGTGGAAAATTATATTCAATCCTCATTGGTTAGTTTCACCAATAATAGATGAGTTGATTAATTTCAGACTTGTCTTGGAATCCATTGTTGCATCGTCAATCACAACTCTAgagtaaaaaattatgaaaatgtctattactataatttttgaatatgtaaaaaatatataaagatataaatttttcaaaattggtaatattagttaaatatatttatatatcaaaattatagtAATATAAATGTCTATTTCTACCTTTAAATCTTGttttgtgtgagttaattatagtGTTATTTACCatctgataaaaaaaaaatatttattttgtttaagaaatagagaaaatctatactcttaaaaataatataaattttctgTAAAAAAgtgatattaatttaaataatttatttagattatatAGTATAGTATCTAATGGTTGTTACTAATGGTGTACCATTAAACCACGTTTACTAGACAACATAAAATAAAggagattaattaattaaaaagtgtTTGTATTCCACCATCGAAGGATGTCATTGTTCATTTATGAAGCATGTCGTTGATGAAAGACGCAAAACATTAACACAAGAGTCAATGCATTCACATCGTACTACATTGATACGTTTTCTCACAAAGATTCCTTCCTTATTCATGATGATGATGGATTAGATATATATTCCTTGTCCTTACAAAATTGCTTGTACATACATACAACCAATCACCCCACAATATTACAATACACACTATCTACACATACCTACGTGTATATTTTTGTACGGTTCATGCTTTACATTACATAGCTTTATGATCATTCACTTTGAACAACAATAATGAGAACTAATACCATAGCATTTCCCTTTCTATATAGTTTCTACTTCTTTTTGAGGTACACATTTTCCATAGTTCccttaaaaaaacattaaagatTTCCAAAAAAAACTTTCAATGTGTTTGGAAATGCAGTAGATATAGATATACCAGGACGCCTTATTAGCGTGAAGTTAGTATTTGTAGCTTTTGAGATGCTTTCCAAACACACGAATCTTTCGATTCAGACAACAAACTCATGTAATAAATGAGTGTTGCCGAACTTGTGTTGTTGCTTTCCTGTGTCTGCGAAATGATAATCTAGCAAATCAGTATCCGGGGAAGAAGCCAATGCTTGGTTGCGTCTTTTATTGGCGTCGTCGTTGGACACACCAAATCCATCACTTTCGGAGTTCCTCAACTCCAATGCAAGTGAGACATGGCCACCAACAGCAAAATTTCCCAACTCTGATAAATCATCATAAGTGGTAGGAGTAGAATCCATTATGCAGTTATCAGCATTTTGGTTGATTGAGATAGGTGCATTTGAATAAGGACTATTGTTCATGTTAAACCTTTGGTCACCCTGCATTTTCTCAATTCTAGAGTCCATGACATTTGTCCAATGATCACTACTTTGAACACCATCAACAGTTACTAACTTGTCCTGCGACTCTTCCCTTTTATTATCCGACACTTGAACATCGTCTCTTGGAGCTTTTGGCGTGTTTTCTGATAAGAGGTTGCTGCTTGATTCAGAATCACCGAACTCTTCTTTGTACATTTCTTCGACCATTGGTTTCCAAAGACGCACCCTcgcattgatgaaccaatttgCCACCTGATATTAACTAAATAATGATTAGCATGTAGCAACCGAACGACAGGACTATAACTTAAGTACTAAGATATTTTACCAATGGATCCTAATCGGAATACAGAAACAAACTGCACGGTTAAGAAAACCTTAATTATTGTACCTGGTTTCTTGTTAAGCCTGTTTGTCTTGCCAACATAATTTTCTCTGAATCCTTTGGATAACTGATACCAAATGAAAACAAATTATTAggataaaattattcaaaagtaATTATGATAACAGCATTAATGAAACAAAATTGAGTATGGGGGAGCATACGGATGAAGGAAATGCTCGAAGAGCCATGCACGGAGTATGGAAACAGAGCTTTCAGGAAGTCCCCTTTGAGGCCTCCAAGCTTGTCTCATTACACCAAGCTGCTGAAGGGCTTTTTGTTGTCTAAGTTGTTGATCGACATAGCGGAGACGGGGTATTCCCTCTTGTTCTCCAAGGCTTCTTTGAGTAGCTTGAATTTGGCCGCTGATAGCATCGCGCAAACAGCGAAAGTGACGAGAAATTGTTCGCAAAGCAAGAGCAGTGTATGGTTCAGCTGCTCCACATCCAGCAACCATGTCAAATGATGACACCACAATTTGCATCTGATGGCAATATTGTCGGTATCTTTTGTCTACCTACAAACACAGAATAATTAGAGTTAGAAACTTGGTAACATATTATCATCATCACTAACACTACTATGTGTTTTAAGTATTTAAGCATTATGATGACATTAACACAGATACAACATAGAGCACTTTcagaaaaaacacttagaattttccaggataaaaaagaaaacatgcACAATAAAAAAGAAGTGCAAAGTGTGACTAATTGACATAGGTTTACCTCATCCAACATGGACAAAAGTTTTGTTTTCTTGTCCAACAAAAGCTGTCGTTCCGCAGGTGATAGCTCGGATGAAGAGTTATTTGCATTAGAACCATTAGGGCCGGAAGATATTTGCATAGATTGACTGGTCGATTTTCCATCAGAATCTTTGGAACCGTCCAAACCAGTGTCACGCAAACTTTGTTGTTTTTCAAATCCAGATTGTTTCAACGCTTTTCGGACATTAACTATTTCATCAAGCAATTCCTGAGCCGCCTTAACGTAATGAGAGTTAAGCACATTGTTCGGAATACTTGATGATCCATGAAGGCACGGATCAGATTGGCCTTCATTAAGGCCTATTGTATACAAACCCTCCCTTTTGACAGTGTTGTGAAATCCTCCAGACGACAAAGATGCCATGCACTCAGCCTCATCATCTTTAAGAGATGAAGAACCCTTTAAATTTGGAATCTGAGCACTCAACAGCGCAGAGAAACCGTTGCCGGGATACTGATATTGAAAGGCGGGTACAGAAGCAATAGAAGGCATCATTGTCCCAAGACTAAGAGACAAACCTTGACATTGTACATTTTGGTCACTCTCAACAAGTCCAAATTGTGTCCTTGAAATAACATGAGAATCTTCAGCACTAGCATACGAGTTGCGCGATGGATCGCTCGTCGAATGATCGATAGGCTGCATAGTCATTGTGTCGCCGATAGATGAGATAAACTTCAACTCATTTTGTCCTCCTACAGATTCATTATAGTTATGAGGTAACAAAGTATTTGCAGACATCATTTCGGCGTAAGATCCCGACGAAAAGGCTTGGTTCGGATACATTGTAGGCAAGATTCGCAATTCAAAATATGAAGCTTGTTTCTTGCTAGCTCCCTTTATTACAATGGAATCAGCTTGACATCTCCAACAacaagattaataaaataatcttGTTACATCAAACCTAAACTGAATTAAAATAATCCAAAGCAACGAAAATGTTAAGAAAGACCTAAATTAggaaaatatagaaaataatcaCTCAATTATGAAGCAAAAACACAACATCATATGTAACATCAAAGACATGCACTACACCTATAAAACACACAGAAaacaattaaaacaaatcaaaaaactaaacaaaacagaaaaacaacaaaattcacaGAGTTCAACTCAAACCCTATTTATGAGAATTGAAGCCACAAAAACAAGACAACATGTTGTTGATTAAACTGAAAACTGAAACCATGAGaaacaacaataaataaaaaaaagaacacAATCATAAGTGAAAAATCTAAAAACcctttttttataagcaatagttaaaactttttttttcctctttcttCAGTCCACAGTGacttttttaacattcaaaattcagctttttattttaatcatcaaaatcaaaatcctCTTATTTGAAACAGAGTCTATGACAGTAAGAAGCATCATCGTCCACTACTAAAAAAAACAGTACTTCACAATCATCACCatcttatacttttttttttaataattattttttctatttttcactttaaatgaatataatatattatatatatcataataataagaaaacagaagagagaaaaagaaagaaagaaagagtaGTAGTACCTGAAATGCAAAGGATATGAAGGAGgagggaagaagaagaagaagaagaagagagaaaattataattttaacagAGACAAGAATCCACAGTGTGGGGAAGGTCAGACAAGTGGCAATCCCAAGacatataaatttcaaaattatatatctttGGTACCAACCAATGAGgaaattatatcatttaatattGAAAGAAATTGCTTACTTCCCCCATGCCAActacttatttatatattatgttaAATGGCTCTTTCATAACTAGCTTTAGTTTTAGTTATTCACAACTATAATAAATGTGCCAATGACACTTTTTAATAAACTAAACAtacaaatttttaattcataacaaattacaaattgttttttattttttttcatgtaaaattttttaattttagatttttaatagGTGTCTTTACAACACTGGTCAAAACCCTTTAGTTATTACTGTAAAAAAATagctttagttttttttttaaaaaaaaactcttacTTTGACATCATAGTGATTTTATCTAATACTTTATCTAATCTTTTAATGAAAacattggattttttttaatgaaaaataattttgatttttaatcagTATGTTTAGAAatagtaaatattatttattataatatttaaatttaaatgaacaATATGTTTAACATTGTTTATAAGTTTAGTTCAATAAATTGTAATTTTCACTCCTTAATGGGTGCCCTAactttattgtaaaaaaaaatataaaaaaaatagtgctCTAA
The genomic region above belongs to Cicer arietinum cultivar CDC Frontier isolate Library 1 chromosome 4, Cicar.CDCFrontier_v2.0, whole genome shotgun sequence and contains:
- the LOC101499790 gene encoding BEL1-like homeodomain protein 7, whose amino-acid sequence is MYPNQAFSSGSYAEMMSANTLLPHNYNESVGGQNELKFISSIGDTMTMQPIDHSTSDPSRNSYASAEDSHVISRTQFGLVESDQNVQCQGLSLSLGTMMPSIASVPAFQYQYPGNGFSALLSAQIPNLKGSSSLKDDEAECMASLSSGGFHNTVKREGLYTIGLNEGQSDPCLHGSSSIPNNVLNSHYVKAAQELLDEIVNVRKALKQSGFEKQQSLRDTGLDGSKDSDGKSTSQSMQISSGPNGSNANNSSSELSPAERQLLLDKKTKLLSMLDEVDKRYRQYCHQMQIVVSSFDMVAGCGAAEPYTALALRTISRHFRCLRDAISGQIQATQRSLGEQEGIPRLRYVDQQLRQQKALQQLGVMRQAWRPQRGLPESSVSILRAWLFEHFLHPYPKDSEKIMLARQTGLTRNQVANWFINARVRLWKPMVEEMYKEEFGDSESSSNLLSENTPKAPRDDVQVSDNKREESQDKLVTVDGVQSSDHWTNVMDSRIEKMQGDQRFNMNNSPYSNAPISINQNADNCIMDSTPTTYDDLSELGNFAVGGHVSLALELRNSESDGFGVSNDDANKRRNQALASSPDTDLLDYHFADTGKQQHKFGNTHLLHEFVV